GTCGCTCAACTGCTAGGCCTTTCTATCCTTCTGGTAATGGTAATAGATTTGCACTCACCCTTCCTGCTTTCTGCGAAAAAGTCTTTAATACCACTAGGTTCATGTGTGAACATATATATCCAGCTGAATCCTAAGGACCTACAAACAAATAAGGGTTACAGTAGCAATAGCCATTCTTCTTATTACTAAGCTCCTTCCTAGATTTTGGAGAAGTTATTTGTAGAAGTGGGCTGGGCAGGGCTACATGTGTGTTAGGTACATTTAAATTTGATAACTAATCACCTCCTATATGATAGAAAACTTCACTACTTTTCCTAGGACATTCCTCCTAGTCTAAAAGTAGCGCAGAGCACTTTCTGATACACACACCACCAGTCTGGGGATGAGGAAACTTGgttcctaacacaaatcctattaTTACCTAGCTATGCAGCTGTTTTATAAGGTTGTTCCAATTCCTAAAAAAATTGCTTCAAGTAAAATTTATGCTTATAAAAAGTCATTGTCGTAAGATTAACAATGAAGTTCAAAGTACTTCCCAGTAAAGCTTCTATCCCATAATGAGCACACAATAGCTATTACTGGCACGTGTTACCTGGGAACTCTACATGGCATGGGAACATGTACCTTGCTTCCAGGGCTACACCACTTCTAGCTACTTCCTCAAAATCATGCTCTATTAATATCAGTTCAGTGGGGGATTTGCTATAAATAGTTGATATTTGTTCATACAAAttgctccttttaaaaattaagcattcatcttcatttttcataATGAAGAGTtggtagaaaaagagaaagcatcaTTAAATGTTAAAAAGGATGTTTACTACCTAGTCATTCTACTCTCTTAAACTGTTTTCCTCAATTTATATTCATGTGATTTTACAGCCAAAAAAgcataaataacttttatttccgTTAAACTTAtctaataattaatttaataaagcactgagaaagataataaaatatgaactatAAGATTTTAAGAACAGATATACACCATTGTCTTAATTATATTTGCTGACTTCTGTTGCTTAGTGGGAAAAGCCAGGGCTGCCACCCAGTGGCAACATTagtctttaaatgattttaagatttaaataatttttttaaatatacatttcacAACTTAAATTTTACCATCAATAACTCTGATGTATAATCTgtttataatagcagaaaatggaaatattcatATACTTTAGGTAATATaggagaaatttttgaaaaatatgattttttaatgtttccttttaataagtattttgaattaaaaaaatgatggtTACTttgcttaaatttaaattttcagcaTAATGAGAAGTATGACCACAAAATACAATGGTTGTTTCCTGTGGCTTACAGCAGTGGATTCAATACTTTtatagaagggctggggttgtggctcagtggtagcgcccttgcctaacatgcacgaggcactgggttcgattctcagcaccacatacaaatatataaaataaaggttcgtcaacaactaaaaaatattaaaaaacaaaaacaaaaaaactttacaGAAGCCTGTCATCCATTCACCTAAACTACAACTTGTTAAAcaaaaataagactttaaaaaataatgtaattttatctAACCATAAGCACATTCCATTTCCCCCTCAGGTTTATATCAAATTTAGTGTCTCAGTCAATAAAACTCAAAGCTGAAAAGAGGTGGTGCTTGGGGAGCAGCTTAGTAGTATAGCACTTGCCAACATGTATagaaggccctggatttgattccaaGCATGGAATTGGGGTGATATGGGGTGGACATTgaaagaaggaagtaaaaataggaaatactGTCTCTTACAACGTATGTTTGGAGAGGAAGAAAACCAAAACGCCCTACATATCTTATTGTCTCCTATTTCCCCAAAACTTGTTCATAATTTATTTCACACGGGCATCAATATAACATGTTCTAATACAAGATGCTTTGGTAAAGTAACactaggaaaaagaaagtaacaCAGAGCagccatttacatttttaaaagctcagtATCTCAGAGACTGCTTTGTTCTCgagtaacaagaaaaaaaaaaaatcaaagaaaattcttaagaatcgagtgatttttttgtttcaacagttgtaattaaaaattatgttaagaTGTTTCTAACCCATGCCCCATCTGTTTCATAGTACAGTGAAGATAATGAATGAACTGTTAAAAAATAACGGCATACACAACATACTTGGTATTTACAATGGCTTGTGACAAATACATacctgaaaataatttctaattttccatttattattgcTATTTAGTCACAGAAAAGATTAACACTCTCCAAGAAATTTATTTGAGCATATGCcatatatagatataattttatatgaagaGAAACCATGGCAGAACTAATGGGGTGCCTTTACAAGGAAATCAGTAATAGGAATAAAGAAATTCTTCCATATAAAGACTTCTGATCTGTAttactcctttttttcctccaaaatataaaaccttaatattagaagcaaagagaaaaacagcaaagaaggaaaaagtaaaatagaagacCAAGGATAAGAACTGTTCTATGCAGATGCATTGCATACGTAGTATATAATGTATGGGCTgagttataataaaaatacttatgtATTATAGTCAATTCTGAGAGTTAGAAACAGCAATTTCCAATCAAGCATGATTGGACTGACACTTCCTCAGTCTTCAATTACATGATGAATTAAAGCTGTAGAGCAGTCATTTTGATCAGCAATATCATGATAAATGCTTGACAAGATataatttttctccttgttcACTTGTAAAAATTGGTGCCTTTTTGTAATGTTCTACAAGTTCTTCCATGGTGCTGAATTTACGCTGCCCAATGCAGTAGACAGTCTCTTTTAGTTGGACTTTAAAATGCTTGTTTTTCCCCTGTGCTTTTAGTGATACTGAGAAATCATTTggctaaaagagaaaaaaaaaatatataatagtcaACATTTTGAAAGccatatatttgcattttcatatTAAACTAATAAACTGCTAAACTCCAAGTGCTTAATAAGTACAAGGCATTATgcaaaattttacattatttcttttacttcttaaaacaaactctttttacagatgagaaaaatgaggcagAAAAGCCAACTTGCCCAATATCACCCATTTAGTTAACAAAAGAGGACTCAAAACCATGCAATCAAGAGTTTCTGAACATCTTGGTGTCCACAGCATAATAACTACAGTAAATCTTTTAGTTTAATATCTGAGGCATAATAACTGTCTTCTCTCCAGGCAGTCTACTGAATACAGGAGAAAAATCTCATACATCCACCCCATCTCTTTTCGATTTGTAGCTAATAGTAGGTGACGAAGAGGTAATACTCtgaagtctcaaaaataaaagaaacaaagtgaGTGAGAATCAGTCTAAAGTCTAATGGAAGGTCACAAACTCAAAATCCTACAAGGGCCAAAAAAGTAATGTAAACAGGTGTCAAAAGTGGATGGACAGAGAGAATGACAGTGTACAGGCCAATCTAAAGCAGAAACTTGTCATCTGTGATTGTTGTCCTGTAGAACAATATTCAATGTTGGCAGGTCTCatcatcttaaaagaaaattttgaagtcTGGATTCTTATACAAAATATACCTATTCAAGACCTCAAccttaaaaattatattgctCAAAATAATGGTATATTTTGCCTTATATCTAGCTCTACCCACAAGGAAATACATAGTATTCTATACtcaagttcattcttttttaattagtgggtttttgttgttaggtttaaaaacaaaagcaaacaccaaccaaccaaacaatcTTCTGAAAAATCTATATCAACATTGGAAACCTCTTTTTATTCCCAAAGTTTCAAACAGTGGGCCAGACCAGACATCTGGCCACTACTCTTACTATCAACCACCTAATCTTCTGAAGGGTTAGGTACAAGCCCCATCTCCCGGAACTTTCCCTAAGGaagttcaaataattttcttttctctttcaaccTTTTGTATAAATATACCTTCATTTTTTGTATAAATTATGCTCACCAAAGTCAATACTAATCATGACTTGCTAAGTGGAAGAGTAGTGCTATCAATTaccaaaggaaaagagaggtaatttttaaggaaaattagtgtcatcaaattttaatatgtaagaCAATACCCAAAAGAGACCAAATAACTATATTCTTCCtcaatttttatggttttatagttttttcattttattagtactgtaatataatttactttttattggaAATGTATTTCTAACAGtgttaaaatagaattttttttgcttttgttttactgtactagaaattgaacccagaacctcacacatggtAAGAAACTGCTCTACCAATCTTTTAACTTTGAAACAAGGCCTTccttcctaagttgctcaggctggcctcaaacttttgatcctcctgcctcagtctctcccaAGCCcttgagattataggtgtgtaccacctcaTCCAGCACTAAAATAgatttataaagtataaaataaaagtgtattttgatTTTCAAACAACCAATATGAAGAAacttaaatatcaattttttaaattttgggaatTTCTATGTTTTAAAGACTACAGtgattattttctaatatattgcATCTGATagcaatttaagaaatattttcctggTTTTATCTACTGCATTATTCTACTTTAAATGAAGATGTCaatgtttaattttcttcctttttctgtttaaTGCAACAGAACACATTCCAGGAACACCAAATCAACACAACTGGACAAGGCCAAATAAATTCAGTGTAATATCACTGCTACAGCTATGTTTTATTCAAGATACATATAGTTAGAAAAAACAGCAACTTTACCTTCAGAACATTTATGCTTAGGTCCCAGCATAcaaattctctttatttatttattttaatacccACAGCTCTGTTTCCATTTACCTTTGAAAATCAACTTACCGAAGATTCACTATCACGAATGAGGAAATCCCCTTCATGCCCTCTTTCATTTAATGCCATTTCTGCTTGATGCCTGGTGACTTTGCCATAATACCAAGGATTGCCAGCAAACTTTCCAGTGAGTGAAGGCCTAATGTAATCACACTGTGGAGGTGATGGCTCCAAACCTGAGGTTAATGGATTATTCTGCATAATGGTAACATAGTTTTTTGGTACCAGACCAACCATTCCATTGATCTTCCTGCATTTCCACCATTCTGGGTCATTTTCTGGTTTTTCAATAACATCCATTACAtcacctttctcaaaattaagttCTTCATCATTGGATGAGCTGAATGGGTAAAGAGCCTGTACCACATGCAACACTTGCCCACTATTTAAGTTATTGACAACTGCTGCTAATTTCTCTGACAGAGAACCCACATGGTCACCCAAGGGACTGTCACCTTCTTCAGTTACATAGTTTGAAGGGAACCATCCAATTTGTCCATTGTAGCTACCCCGCCACCACCCATCACTGCATTTCTCCATGACGATCACCTTCGTCCCTTTTATCAATGATAATTCATCCTCTCTCTCAGCCATGTAGTTAAATTTCACATAGGCAGGCATATTGAGGTCATAGAGACGTTCCCCTGGGTCAACAAAGCTATCATCAGCAGGAGATGCAGAATCTGGAACACtaggttttcttttcacttttccaaTGCCTGTTTAAAAGAAGAGAAGGTAATAAGAATATAAGTGACTACCAAAAACACCAATttattcattatataaaaataatcctCAATTCTatgtagtttgttttgttttttagttttaagccTTTACATGTAGATAACAAATGTCTGTGTAGCATAAACATCTTTTTGGAAATGAGATAAAAATTCTCCTTTCctagcaccaaaacaggctggtagaccaatggtacggaatagaggacacagagacaaatccacaaaattacaactaccttatattagacaaaggtgctaaaattatgcactggagaaaagatagcatattCAATAAacggtgctgggagaactggaaatccatatgcaataaaatgattgaatccctttctctcaccatgcccaaaaatcaactcaaaatggatcaaggagctgggaatcaaaccagagactctgcgtctaacaGAAGATggttggccctaatcttcatcacgtgggggcaggccccaaattccttaataagacacctatagtataagagttaaaaccaagaatcaacaaatgggattaattcaaactaaaaagttttttctcagcaagagaaataatatgtgaggtgaacagggagcctccatcctgggaacaaatctttacccctcaaacatcagatagagctttAATCTCTAGAgtaaacaaagaactcaaaaagttaaaaaacaacccaatcaacaaatgggccaaggacctgaacagacacttctcagaagaggatatacaatcaatcaacaaatacatgaaaaaatgctcaccaactctagcaatcagagaaatgcaaattaaaactactctaagataccatctcattccaataagaatggcagccattatgaagtcaaacaacaataagtgctggtgaggatgcaggaggaaaaaggtacactcataccctgctggtgggactgcaaattggtgcagccaatttggaaagcagtatggagattcctgggaaagctgggaatggaaccaccatttgacccagctattccccttctcggatatacccaaagacctaaaaagagcatactacagggacacagccacatcaatgtttatagcagcacaattcacaatacctagactgtggaaccaacctagatgcccttcaatagatgaatggataaaaaaaaaaaaaatgtggcatttatacacaatggaatattactcagcactaaaaaacaacaagatcatggcatttgcagggaaatggatggcattagagcagattatgctagatgaagttagccaatccctaaaaaacaaatgctgaatatcttctctgatataaggggagtgactcaaaatgggatagggagaaagagcatgagaagaagatcaccactaaatagggaagagaggtgggagggaaaaggagggagaaggggaattgcacggaagatggaaggagaccctcatcgttatacagaatacatgtatgatgttgtgaggagaaaaaaaaagtgtgtcacattagattgggtagagagaagtaatgggagggatagggaggggaaggggggataggaagagcggcagaataaaatagacattattattgctgtatgtttATagatgactgtatgaccaatgtgattctgcaacctgtacaatcagaaaaatgagaaattataccccatttgattcaaatggatgaattgtcaagatcattgtactgtcatgtgtagctaatataaataaataaaattgtaatgcaaaaaaaagagctCATGTACAATgacataatttggtgtgaacatactttatatatggAGTTACAAAAAAtagtgctgtgaatggataattatgaatataatgcACTCTGCTAATGtcatgaaattaattaattaattaattctccTTTCCTAATCACAGATTTAATCTCAGCTATGTGACTGTTTACCTTTTCATCTTGGTTCCTGTCAAAGACCTGGAAGTAACCACATAATTATAAAGTTGTCATACATTAATAGACTTCCTCTTAAATGTTAATATACATTACTTTTTCTCATAGCTATAATCTAAGCATAAAAAAGGCTCCACCAAACTCATACTAATCTCATTAACCTGGATTTTATAATTAGCTGTAtagacacaaaagaaaaacttaaattagaaCTTAATATGCAATATAAAATTGTAGTGATGTCTGGGTGGGTAATCTTCTCATTTGCTTTTTTAGTTCCCAGAACCAGCAAACTCgatctcatatttattttaaaatgatgtattaTTTACTGTTTTGTCTCCCTCCACCCATTCACATGTAACCTCCACAAGGGCAGGGAATTTTGGTTACAGACATAATTCCAGGGACCTTATTAAATGCTCAAAACtagcagatatttatttatttattttgagagagagagagagagagagagagagagagagagagagagagagagagagagaatttatttatttacttattttttttttagttttcggcggacacaacatctttgtttgtatgtggtgctgagaatcgaatgagggccgcacgcatgccaggcgagtgcgctaccgcttgagccatatccccagcccaaaactagCAGATATTTAAACTTCTAAAATTCCTTCCTACTGTCTCAAAACTTTCTCATTACCCTCACTCATTTTCTTCAGCCAAGTCCCTAAACTTTGATCCTTTTGAGTTAAAAATATAACCATTCCTCTTTTGAAACTCTTTGGCATCCTTGTTTCCCTCTCATTCAATTTTGTTAAGTCTACAAACATATTAGAATCTTCTACTCCAAAATAAAGTCACTTCTGCTCACAAACTCTTGAGAATCTGATTCTTTATATCTGCCAATGCTATCAAAATTGCccaattaaaacatgaaaattgtgCCACCACCTTACTGCCAAATCTGAATCTTTTAGAGTCCCCAGTCTTCTCAATATCTTCATGCAGCAACCAAGATCACAGACCTCTCTCTCCagtatgttttctttctctgaacttTCCTGAGTATCCTGTTCTCTCTCCTGactacttattctttttttatttttaaaggaaaaagcattctttttttcttaacctttattttttaaatttatttttatgtggtgctgaggatcaaacccagtgcctcacacgtgctagtcaaatgctctaccactgagctacaaccctaccCCTAAATATTCTTGTATAGCCTGTGTGGGCTCCTCTAAACCTTGCTATTATGATGTACTTGTGTGTTTTCCTTTATATGAAAGTGAAATTCTCAAGGACAGAAAACTAAATCTTATTCCTTTGTATCTCCAATGCTTGGTAGTACCCACATTAGTAGTAGGAACAAAGTGAATGTTTGCTGAATAAGTAGGTGAATGATTGTTCCTGGGTTAaaagtgttttccaaaatgaCATGCCTGGCCTATTTCAAGGAAattatacactttcattttaacttCTATGTAGAAGAT
This Marmota flaviventris isolate mMarFla1 chromosome 8, mMarFla1.hap1, whole genome shotgun sequence DNA region includes the following protein-coding sequences:
- the Nck1 gene encoding SH2/SH3 adapter protein NCK1 isoform X2, with amino-acid sequence MDWLNAFKDFFSIGKVKRKPSVPDSASPADDSFVDPGERLYDLNMPAYVKFNYMAEREDELSLIKGTKVIVMEKCSDGWWRGSYNGQIGWFPSNYVTEEGDSPLGDHVGSLSEKLAAVVNNLNSGQVLHVVQALYPFSSSNDEELNFEKGDVMDVIEKPENDPEWWKCRKINGMVGLVPKNYVTIMQNNPLTSGLEPSPPQCDYIRPSLTGKFAGNPWYYGKVTRHQAEMALNERGHEGDFLIRDSESSPNDFSVSLKAQGKNKHFKVQLKETVYCIGQRKFSTMEELVEHYKKAPIFTSEQGEKLYLVKHLS
- the Nck1 gene encoding SH2/SH3 adapter protein NCK1 isoform X1; translation: MAEEVVVVAKFDYVAQQEQELDIKKNERLWLLDDSKSWWRVRNSMNKTGFVPSNYVERKNSARKASIVKNLKDTLGIGKVKRKPSVPDSASPADDSFVDPGERLYDLNMPAYVKFNYMAEREDELSLIKGTKVIVMEKCSDGWWRGSYNGQIGWFPSNYVTEEGDSPLGDHVGSLSEKLAAVVNNLNSGQVLHVVQALYPFSSSNDEELNFEKGDVMDVIEKPENDPEWWKCRKINGMVGLVPKNYVTIMQNNPLTSGLEPSPPQCDYIRPSLTGKFAGNPWYYGKVTRHQAEMALNERGHEGDFLIRDSESSPNDFSVSLKAQGKNKHFKVQLKETVYCIGQRKFSTMEELVEHYKKAPIFTSEQGEKLYLVKHLS